The Verrucomicrobiia bacterium genome has a segment encoding these proteins:
- a CDS encoding c-type cytochrome has protein sequence MELIRKHLAVVSLVLIGTVASFPSSGEVSDRSRLALEALLRMENKDLDGNPALRQAVHRLASQIGSEPELVGLVAAFRLEGMHSNLLAVAVRHPSAPEAGEAVRWILDGGDVRQLNVALNGDDATAMALLQAMASAGDARCAEPAFGLIEDAARSEETRRAAIRVLVSSPAGASKLLDLLVENALPDSLAKEAESALYASRLPGVRDALVALRPGKSPAGRRPLPPMGELLAMRGDATRGRELFRRSDVACSACHQVGDDGVDFGPKLTGIGSKLAREALIAAILEPSSGISFGFEAWQITRTDGEEYLGLIASESADELLLKLPGQPVVAIQKEDIASREQQTLSIMPAGLEEQLSAEEFADLIEYLASLRSESP, from the coding sequence ATGGAGTTGATTCGGAAGCACCTCGCCGTCGTCTCCCTCGTTCTCATTGGAACGGTGGCCTCATTTCCTTCCAGTGGGGAGGTCTCCGACCGATCCCGTCTTGCGCTGGAGGCGCTGCTGCGGATGGAGAACAAGGACTTGGATGGAAACCCGGCACTCCGTCAGGCCGTTCACCGGTTGGCATCCCAGATTGGATCCGAGCCCGAACTGGTCGGACTTGTGGCTGCATTCCGGCTGGAAGGTATGCACTCGAATCTGCTGGCGGTTGCCGTGCGACACCCCTCCGCCCCCGAGGCCGGAGAAGCGGTTCGGTGGATTCTGGACGGGGGCGATGTCCGACAACTGAATGTGGCGTTGAACGGCGATGATGCCACTGCGATGGCCCTGCTCCAGGCGATGGCATCCGCCGGAGACGCCCGCTGTGCAGAGCCCGCATTCGGACTGATTGAGGATGCCGCCCGCTCCGAGGAGACCCGTCGGGCGGCAATTCGAGTCCTGGTTTCCAGCCCGGCGGGGGCGTCTAAGCTCTTGGACCTCCTCGTGGAAAATGCCCTGCCGGACTCGCTGGCGAAGGAGGCGGAATCTGCGCTGTACGCTTCGCGCCTCCCGGGAGTTCGCGATGCGCTGGTGGCCCTGAGGCCGGGGAAGTCCCCGGCCGGGAGGCGTCCATTGCCTCCGATGGGGGAGTTGCTGGCAATGCGGGGGGATGCGACGCGTGGCCGCGAGCTGTTTCGCCGGTCCGACGTGGCGTGTAGCGCCTGCCATCAGGTGGGCGACGACGGCGTGGATTTTGGACCGAAACTCACCGGGATCGGCTCAAAGCTGGCCCGGGAGGCGCTGATTGCGGCGATTCTGGAACCCAGCAGCGGCATCTCTTTTGGGTTCGAAGCATGGCAGATCACGCGGACGGATGGAGAGGAGTACCTCGGCCTGATCGCCAGTGAGTCGGCGGATGAACTCCTTCTCAAACTTCCGGGGCAACCGGTGGTGGCGATCCAAAAGGAGGACATTGCGTCCCGTGAACAGCAGACGCTTTCCATCATGCCAGCGGGGCTGGAGGAGCAACTATCCGCCGAAGAATTTGCCGACCTCATCGAGTACTTGGCCTCGCTCAGGTCAGAGTCACCTTGA